One Vigna unguiculata cultivar IT97K-499-35 chromosome 11, ASM411807v1, whole genome shotgun sequence DNA window includes the following coding sequences:
- the LOC114169312 gene encoding N-terminal acetyltransferase A complex catalytic subunit NAA10-like, whose amino-acid sequence MVCIRKATVKDLLAMQACNLFCLPENYQMKYYLYHILSWPQLLYVAEDYNGRIVGYVLAKMEEETTDCHGHITSLAVLRTHRKLGLATKLMTAAQNAMEQVFGAEYVSLHVRKSNRAAFNLYTETLGYKIHDVEAKYYADGEDAYDMRKQLKGKQHHHHHNHHHHHLHHEHGGGCCSGEVKGNAKAT is encoded by the exons atggtGTGCATAAGGAAGGCGACGGTGAAGGACCTTCTGGCGATGCAGGCTTGCAACCTGTTCTGCCTCCCGGAGAACTACCAGATGAAGTACTACCTCTACCACATCCTCTCCTGGCCTCAGCTTCTCTACGTCGCCGAAGACTACAACGGTCGCATCGTCGGCTACGTCCTCGCCAAGATGGAGGAAGAGACCACCGACTGCCACGGCCACATCACCTCCCTCGCCGTCCTCCGCACCCACCGCAAACTTGGTCTCGCCACCAAACTCATGACCGCCGCTCAGAACGCCATGGAACAG GTGTTTGGTGCCGAGTATGTGTCCCTGCACGTGCGCAAGAGCAACCGTGCGGCCTTCAATTTGTACACCGAGACCTTGGGGTACAAGATTCATGATGTGGAGGCTAAGTATTATGCGGATGGAGAAGATGCTTATGACATGAGGAAGCAGCTTAAAGGGAAGCAGCACCATCACCACCataatcaccaccaccaccacctccatcaTGAGCATGGTGGTGGGTGTTGTTCTGGGGAGGTCAAGGGGAATGCCAAAGCTACCTGA